A genomic stretch from Candidatus Nitrososphaera gargensis Ga9.2 includes:
- a CDS encoding antibiotic biosynthesis monooxygenase family protein, translated as MPNIRYVKKNIVYFKSSLDREKGTSIFIEFFRDIIAAKVQAGREMKGHMILQSISNPNESIVLTFWETKEEMDKFYSPDNKLLADLVERVKPLFETMPERSDYTLSAAVLLS; from the coding sequence ATGCCAAATATCAGATACGTCAAGAAAAATATTGTATATTTTAAATCTTCTCTAGACAGAGAAAAGGGTACTAGCATATTCATTGAATTTTTCCGCGATATAATAGCAGCAAAGGTCCAAGCAGGGAGAGAAATGAAAGGGCACATGATACTTCAAAGTATAAGCAATCCAAATGAGTCAATTGTTCTTACATTCTGGGAAACAAAGGAGGAGATGGATAAATTCTACTCTCCAGATAACAAATTATTAGCCGACCTTGTTGAGCGAGTAAAGCCACTATTTGAAACAATGCCAGAGAGATCCGATTATACTCTGTCGGCAGCAGTATTATTATCATGA
- a CDS encoding alpha/beta hydrolase produces MAPPEIPRRLGFVHRYVPPAKGTAARKQTTTTLLLLHGTGGNEDDMLPLGQALDPDAALLSPRGKILEAGMTPRFFRRLAEGVFDIDDLKYRTHELADFVEAASCAYGFDEGNVLAVGYSNGANIAASTLLLRPKTLSGAILFRAMVPLVPDKLPDLSGKRIFMSSGLRDPIVPRQEAEKLSKLFEQSGATIVTLKWQKNAGHELTDDDIQSARQWLLQQH; encoded by the coding sequence ATGGCACCTCCAGAAATCCCGCGAAGGCTTGGTTTTGTTCATCGGTATGTGCCGCCAGCCAAGGGGACTGCTGCCAGAAAACAAACAACAACTACTCTGCTTCTTTTGCATGGAACCGGAGGAAATGAAGATGACATGTTGCCTTTAGGACAAGCACTTGATCCAGATGCTGCATTGCTAAGCCCAAGGGGCAAAATACTTGAGGCCGGCATGACGCCACGCTTCTTTCGCCGGCTAGCTGAAGGCGTATTTGACATCGACGATCTGAAGTACCGAACACACGAGCTGGCAGATTTTGTTGAAGCGGCTTCATGTGCCTATGGTTTTGATGAAGGCAACGTGTTGGCAGTAGGGTATTCCAATGGTGCGAACATTGCGGCAAGTACACTTTTGCTCAGACCAAAGACGCTATCAGGCGCAATACTTTTCAGGGCAATGGTGCCCCTTGTTCCTGACAAGCTGCCAGACCTCTCTGGCAAGCGCATTTTCATGTCATCTGGGTTGCGCGACCCCATAGTTCCAAGACAGGAAGCAGAAAAGCTATCAAAGCTGTTTGAGCAATCTGGTGCTACTATTGTTACCTTGAAGTGGCAAAAAAACGCCGGTCATGAGCTAACAGATGACGACATACAGTCAGCCAGACAGTGGTTGCTGCAACAGCATTAG
- a CDS encoding ring-cleaving dioxygenase, producing MAASRVTKKDQKKKGAATAATGGGVLGIHHITAITRNAQRNIDFYSGTLGLRPVKITVNFDDPTSYHLYYGDYMGHPGTLLTFFVWPDIHKGTRGTGQVTTVAFLIPPKSLEYWVDRLRRNGVSVVGPSTRFNDAEQFISFHDPDGMMLELVAPSSVSSYVHSKKKIQNEDVSAINYYNVWKEGPVDAQHALRAFHSAAISEEGYEHTASLLTDTMKFQLVAKDEREGRFRFKAINNRKLGEVPEAIGSVVDVVCQPDITRGIVGIGSVHHIAWRASDDSHQLDLRRRIIKQAHLDPTPVIDRKYFHSVYFREPGGVLFEIATDPPGMTIDQKPEELGTKLTLPEWYEPLRSKLEQEVLPPVNLPPRNMTKQHKEESSVA from the coding sequence ATGGCGGCCAGTAGAGTAACAAAAAAGGATCAAAAGAAAAAGGGCGCCGCAACAGCAGCAACGGGAGGCGGAGTTCTTGGCATCCATCACATCACTGCAATCACAAGAAATGCCCAGCGCAACATTGACTTTTACTCTGGCACCCTAGGTCTAAGGCCAGTGAAAATTACAGTTAATTTTGACGATCCAACTTCATATCATCTCTATTACGGCGACTATATGGGCCATCCAGGAACCTTGCTGACATTCTTTGTGTGGCCGGATATACACAAGGGAACTCGTGGAACAGGACAGGTTACCACAGTTGCATTTCTTATTCCACCAAAATCACTGGAATACTGGGTAGATAGACTTCGTCGCAATGGCGTCTCAGTTGTAGGCCCATCTACGCGCTTTAATGACGCCGAGCAATTCATCTCTTTTCATGACCCGGATGGGATGATGCTAGAGCTGGTCGCTCCTTCAAGTGTTTCATCGTATGTTCATTCAAAGAAAAAAATTCAGAACGAAGACGTCTCCGCAATTAATTATTACAACGTCTGGAAAGAAGGGCCAGTCGATGCGCAGCATGCGCTAAGGGCTTTTCATTCAGCTGCCATCTCAGAAGAAGGGTACGAGCATACTGCCTCACTCCTGACAGATACTATGAAGTTTCAGCTTGTAGCAAAAGATGAGAGGGAAGGGCGCTTTCGTTTCAAGGCTATAAACAACAGAAAACTAGGCGAGGTTCCAGAGGCAATAGGCTCAGTAGTTGACGTGGTATGCCAGCCAGATATCACAAGGGGCATTGTAGGGATAGGCAGCGTGCATCACATTGCCTGGCGGGCTTCTGATGATAGCCACCAGCTTGACTTGCGCCGACGTATCATCAAGCAGGCTCACCTTGATCCAACACCCGTAATTGATCGCAAGTATTTTCATTCTGTTTACTTTCGTGAGCCGGGAGGTGTTCTTTTTGAGATTGCCACCGATCCGCCTGGAATGACGATAGACCAAAAGCCTGAGGAGCTAGGAACAAAGTTAACGTTGCCAGAATGGTACGAGCCTCTTCGCAGTAAGTTAGAGCAGGAGGTGCTTCCTCCTGTAAATCTGCCGCCAAGAAATATGACGAAGCAGCATAAAGAAGAGAGTAGCGTTGCATAG
- a CDS encoding hemolysin family protein, translating to MVVELQFAIPALGALVALSAFFSGLEVALVSLERGQLRRLVNEKRSGANSLAKLKSNPKRMLITILLGVNLANIGAAAVATDVAIGTFGSLGLGIATGIMTFILLVFGDITPKAYCYAHAEKISLTFARVILAIQYILYPLVILLELITKGMFRAVKIEEKPKRLSEAEVRAILDIGVEEKVLMKEEREMMKEVLEFHDTAVRAIMTPRNAMFVLSARLLIWDALPLINNSGFSRIPIVDENNKDNVLGIVHTRDVLKVVETKTSYMMLKDIARKPLFVSKDMPISKLLKEFQARHLQIAIVVDEFGSTEGLVTLEDVIEELVGEITDEKDIELQMLRKVDRQTVVLQGDVEIDDVNEALNVNLPKGKDYSTISGLLHEHLQRIPREGDKATIGNVIIAVEEIGKNVPLRITVRKVSEEEDEETRK from the coding sequence ATGGTAGTAGAGCTACAGTTTGCTATCCCAGCCTTAGGAGCGTTGGTCGCATTATCTGCTTTTTTCAGCGGCCTTGAAGTTGCACTTGTCTCCCTAGAAAGGGGACAGCTAAGGCGATTGGTAAACGAAAAGAGGTCCGGTGCAAACTCCCTTGCAAAACTCAAGTCCAATCCAAAGAGGATGCTCATTACGATTTTGCTTGGAGTTAATTTGGCTAACATAGGAGCAGCAGCTGTAGCAACAGATGTTGCAATTGGCACATTTGGTAGTCTGGGACTGGGTATTGCAACAGGAATAATGACATTTATCCTGCTTGTATTTGGTGATATTACTCCAAAGGCATATTGCTACGCGCATGCAGAAAAGATATCGCTCACATTTGCGCGCGTTATTCTGGCAATACAGTATATTCTATATCCTCTGGTAATTCTTTTGGAACTGATAACAAAAGGGATGTTCAGAGCTGTCAAAATTGAAGAAAAGCCCAAGAGATTGAGTGAGGCAGAGGTACGCGCCATTTTGGATATTGGTGTCGAGGAGAAGGTGCTCATGAAAGAAGAGCGTGAAATGATGAAGGAGGTTCTAGAGTTCCATGATACCGCGGTAAGAGCCATAATGACCCCCAGAAATGCCATGTTTGTGCTAAGTGCGCGGTTGCTGATTTGGGACGCATTACCATTGATAAACAATAGCGGATTTTCCAGAATTCCAATAGTTGATGAAAATAACAAGGACAATGTATTGGGCATTGTTCACACAAGGGATGTCCTAAAAGTTGTTGAAACAAAGACAAGCTACATGATGCTAAAGGACATTGCAAGAAAACCACTTTTTGTCTCCAAGGATATGCCGATAAGCAAGTTATTGAAAGAGTTTCAGGCAAGGCACCTTCAGATCGCAATAGTGGTCGATGAATTTGGTAGCACTGAGGGGCTTGTGACTCTGGAAGATGTTATTGAAGAGCTTGTAGGTGAGATAACAGATGAAAAGGACATTGAACTCCAGATGTTGAGAAAAGTGGATAGGCAGACTGTGGTTCTTCAGGGAGATGTGGAAATTGACGATGTTAACGAAGCGCTCAACGTCAACCTGCCAAAGGGCAAGGATTACTCTACTATAAGCGGGTTGCTGCATGAGCACCTGCAAAGGATACCAAGGGAAGGCGATAAAGCTACTATAGGGAACGTGATAATTGCTGTAGAAGAAATAGGAAAGAACGTTCCATTAAGAATTACCGTACGCAAGGTAAGCGAAGAAGAAGATGAAGAGACACGAAAATAA